Within Actinoplanes sp. L3-i22, the genomic segment TGTTGAACGGCAGGCAGATCGTGGCGATGCACTCCTCGGCGCCGATCTTGGTCTCGAACGAGGCCACCACGACCGCGTCGCCGGGCGCGTGCGCGCGCAGGAACTGCGCGTTGTACTCGATCTCCTTGAGATGCGGCGTGATGTCGACCAGGCTCTCGAAGCCGTAGCGCAGCTCGCCCAGCATCCGTTCGATCAGGCCGCGCAGCAGCGGCATCTCCACCTCGGTCAGCGGCCGCTCCGGCTGGGAGCCGCCGGGGCCACCGAGCATGTGGTCGATCGCGGTCATCACCGCGGACTGGGCGATCTCGATCAGGACCGTGCCGGGCAGCGGGTCGAGCGTGACCACCCCGATGATCGTGGGGTTGGCCAGCGACGCCACGTACTCGTCGTAGTTCAGCTGCTCGATCGAGATCAGCGAGACGTTGCTGACCGCGCGCAGCCGGGTGGTCAGCAGAGTGCCACAGCTGCGGGCGTAGGTCTCGAACGCGATCTGCAGGGTGCGGACGTGTTCCCGGGACAGCTTGATCGGCCGGCGGAAGTCGTACGCCGTCGGCCCTGCGGCGTTGCCACGGCGCGACATCTTGCCCGGGGTGCGTGCGGCAGTGGTCACGTCGTCCTGATCGGCGGACTTCGCGAACCGCTGAGCCCTGGGGCCGTTTTCTGCCCTTATTACACGTCTGGGCGGATCTCCGTGAAGGAGACCCGCCCCGGTCGTGCCGGCTGTTACCGCGTCGGTTACTGCGTCACGAAGGAGGTGTAGTAGATGTCCATGACCTCCTGCTTACCGTCCACCGTGTAGGCCTTGACCAGCTTCGTCAGCAGGTCCGCCTTGAGCTTGGCCCGGCCCTCCTCGGTGGCGAGGTCGGCGATCTTCACACCGGTGTACTCGTCGATCGCCAGCTCGTACGCCTCGTTCAGGTCGACCGCCTCGGTGCTGACGTCGGTCTGCTGCAGGGCGAAGCCGAGCTTCAGGTAGTGCCCGTCGGCCAGGTTGACCGTGATGCTGCTGTCGGCCGCGGTGACGATGCCCTTCGTCGGCGCCGCCTGAGCCGAGTCACCCCGGAGCATGAAGAACGCTCCGGCCCCACCGCCGCCCAGGACCACCAGGGCCGCCGCGATCACGATCATCATCATCTTCTTGGACTTCTTGGGCGCTTCCGCCGTCGTGTCCTTCTCGTCCGCCATGTGAACTCCCCCCGGTCAGTTCTTGGTGTCAGCGATAGTCGTGGAGTAATTGCTGTTCGTGCTGGTGTCCGTGGTCGTGCTCGGGCTCGTGGAGTTGCTGGCCGCGACCTTCTTCGCCGCGGCTTCCGCGGCGGCCTTGGCCTCGGCCGTGGTCTGGCCGGCGTGCAGCTTGCTGTCGGTGCCGGCCGCGTCGGGCAGCAGCGCCGCCTGGTCGGCGGAGAGCATGGTCAGCACAACCACGTCCACCCGGCGGTTCATCGTGATCGAGCGCGGGTCCTTCGGGTCGATCAGCGGCTTGGTGTCGGAGAAGCCGACCGCGCTGAGCCGCTTCTTCGGGATGCCGTGGCCGGTGAAGTACCGGACCGTGGTGGAGGCACGAGCCGCGGAGAGCTCCCAGCCGCTCGGGTAGTACTTGGTCCGCGCGTTCAGCTGGTTGGTGTTGCCGTCCACCTCGATGCTGTTCGGCAGCTTGGCCAGCGACGGGGCGATCGCGTTGAGGATCTTCTCGCCGGTCGGGCGCAGGTCGGCCCGGTCGCCGGCGAAGACGACCTCGTTGGTCACCACCGTGATGATCAGGCCCCGCTGGTCGATCGTGAACTTCACGTTGTTGAGCAGCTTGGCGGCGGCCAGCGCGTCGGAGATCTTGTTCTCGATCGCCTTCATGTTCTCCGCCTCCTTCGCTGCCTTCTCGGCGTTGGCCGAAGCCTTGGCGCGATCCTCGGCCTTGACCGCCCGCTCGACCGCTTCCTTCTGCTTGGTGCTCAGGCCCTCGGTTCCGGAGGACCCGTCACCCGG encodes:
- a CDS encoding flagellar motor protein MotB codes for the protein MSSGGAKRKKKGHEEHEEHVNHERWLVSYADMLTLLFVLFVVLFSMSDINQKKFAQLAQGLSAGFGSKSAAFQGNYAPLDGASNNAQIVQIDPGSNPGDGSSGTEGLSTKQKEAVERAVKAEDRAKASANAEKAAKEAENMKAIENKISDALAAAKLLNNVKFTIDQRGLIITVVTNEVVFAGDRADLRPTGEKILNAIAPSLAKLPNSIEVDGNTNQLNARTKYYPSGWELSAARASTTVRYFTGHGIPKKRLSAVGFSDTKPLIDPKDPRSITMNRRVDVVVLTMLSADQAALLPDAAGTDSKLHAGQTTAEAKAAAEAAAKKVAASNSTSPSTTTDTSTNSNYSTTIADTKN
- the fliL gene encoding flagellar basal body-associated protein FliL — encoded protein: MADEKDTTAEAPKKSKKMMMIVIAAALVVLGGGGAGAFFMLRGDSAQAAPTKGIVTAADSSITVNLADGHYLKLGFALQQTDVSTEAVDLNEAYELAIDEYTGVKIADLATEEGRAKLKADLLTKLVKAYTVDGKQEVMDIYYTSFVTQ
- a CDS encoding flagellar motor switch protein FliM, translated to MTTAARTPGKMSRRGNAAGPTAYDFRRPIKLSREHVRTLQIAFETYARSCGTLLTTRLRAVSNVSLISIEQLNYDEYVASLANPTIIGVVTLDPLPGTVLIEIAQSAVMTAIDHMLGGPGGSQPERPLTEVEMPLLRGLIERMLGELRYGFESLVDITPHLKEIEYNAQFLRAHAPGDAVVVASFETKIGAEECIATICLPFNTILPVLSKTETIVLSAAERQAKDKALRNLTAGLSAAPIDVAVRFQPIRMRTDDIVDLRPGDVVPLGHMTSRPLEVTVNDIVFAHAVPGNQGARLACLVVPPPHENSSKESGRS